From Streptomyces sp. NBC_01460, a single genomic window includes:
- a CDS encoding PucR family transcriptional regulator, producing MASNKLTVEDLLSFPALQLSVKAGSSGLGRSVSWAHASELADPTPWLLGAEVIMTAGLAVPRTAAGQRAYLERLDDAGVSGLALSAQLHMPPLHDAFFEAAEERGFPVLEVPLAVPFIAVSQEVAASVQEDARHRLGAQLQVFGSLRWLVAEDLDTPALLRRLEGLSGYDVYLCTPQGRPLLPGVPTPDPGVLPASVDAPPTVPGGFVLPVPAPGGPAGFLVAYERQGAQPAGLAVVQHIATVAALRLAMVRNEREVLRREGAETLAELLQEVLDPEAARRRLARHAIEGEAVLLVVRNAGDEALPRCLEDHPHLLLTWGEDRYVLGAPELAEAVGGLPSVAAGMSRPFLPGVALKVAEREALWAVSKAVESGRPVVRYGDDATGRWLPDDPAVLSALVEHVLGEVLRYDEAHDSHLLVSARTWMERDRRTETAAAALHIHPNTLAYRLRRFGTLSRRDLTSTGALAEVWLAIQAAGALGLTD from the coding sequence GTGGCCAGCAACAAACTCACCGTCGAGGATCTGCTCTCCTTCCCCGCGCTCCAGCTCTCGGTGAAGGCCGGCAGCAGCGGTCTGGGCCGCTCCGTGTCGTGGGCGCACGCCAGCGAGCTCGCCGATCCGACGCCCTGGCTGCTGGGTGCCGAGGTGATCATGACGGCGGGTCTGGCGGTCCCCCGCACCGCGGCCGGGCAGCGCGCCTATCTGGAGCGGCTGGACGACGCGGGGGTGTCGGGCCTCGCGCTCTCGGCTCAGCTGCACATGCCTCCCCTGCACGACGCCTTCTTCGAGGCGGCCGAGGAGCGGGGCTTCCCCGTCCTGGAGGTGCCGCTCGCCGTCCCCTTCATCGCGGTCTCGCAGGAGGTCGCCGCCTCCGTCCAGGAGGACGCCCGGCACCGGCTGGGGGCGCAGCTCCAGGTCTTCGGCTCCTTGCGCTGGCTGGTCGCCGAGGACCTCGACACCCCGGCGCTGCTACGCCGGCTCGAAGGGCTGTCGGGCTACGACGTCTACCTCTGTACGCCGCAGGGCCGCCCCCTCCTGCCGGGCGTCCCCACGCCGGATCCCGGTGTGCTGCCCGCCTCCGTCGACGCCCCGCCCACGGTGCCCGGCGGCTTCGTCCTCCCGGTGCCGGCGCCCGGCGGCCCTGCGGGCTTCCTCGTCGCGTACGAGCGTCAGGGCGCGCAGCCCGCGGGGCTCGCCGTCGTCCAGCACATCGCCACCGTGGCGGCGCTGCGGCTGGCGATGGTGCGCAACGAGCGCGAGGTGCTGCGCCGCGAGGGCGCGGAGACGCTGGCGGAGCTGCTGCAGGAGGTGCTCGATCCGGAGGCGGCCCGGCGTCGGCTCGCCCGGCACGCGATCGAGGGTGAGGCCGTGCTCCTCGTGGTCCGCAACGCCGGCGACGAGGCGCTGCCGCGCTGTCTGGAGGACCACCCCCATCTGCTGCTCACCTGGGGCGAGGACCGCTATGTCCTGGGCGCTCCGGAGCTGGCGGAGGCCGTCGGCGGGCTGCCGTCCGTGGCGGCCGGGATGAGCCGCCCCTTCCTGCCGGGCGTCGCGCTGAAGGTCGCCGAGCGCGAGGCGCTCTGGGCGGTCTCGAAGGCCGTGGAGTCGGGCCGCCCGGTCGTCCGGTACGGCGACGACGCGACGGGACGATGGCTCCCCGACGACCCCGCCGTCCTGAGCGCGCTCGTCGAGCACGTGCTCGGCGAGGTCCTGCGGTACGACGAGGCCCATGACTCGCACCTGCTGGTCTCCGCCCGCACCTGGATGGAGCGTGACCGTCGTACCGAGACGGCCGCGGCCGCGCTCCACATCCACCCGAACACCCTGGCCTACCGGCTGCGCCGCTTCGGCACCCTGTCCCGGCGCGATCTGACGTCGACGGGTGCCCTGGCGGAGGTCTGGCTGGCGATCCAGGCGGCAGGGGCTCTGGGCCTCACCGACTGA
- a CDS encoding YybH family protein yields the protein MSTTTVQEVRAAADALVAAFAEGRLDDYFGAFAPDATFVFHTTARRLGSTAEYRALWQEWVERDGFRILGCTSSAPLIQPFGDTAVLSHDVETRIATHVGEETVHERETIVFARADDGRWTAVHEHLSARTTA from the coding sequence ATGAGCACCACCACCGTCCAGGAGGTCCGGGCCGCCGCTGACGCACTCGTCGCGGCCTTCGCCGAAGGCCGCCTCGACGACTACTTCGGCGCGTTCGCCCCGGACGCGACCTTCGTCTTCCACACCACTGCCCGGCGGCTCGGCTCCACGGCGGAGTACCGCGCCCTCTGGCAGGAATGGGTGGAACGGGACGGCTTCCGCATCCTCGGCTGCACGTCGTCCGCCCCGCTGATCCAGCCCTTCGGCGACACGGCCGTCCTCAGCCACGACGTGGAGACACGGATCGCCACGCATGTCGGGGAGGAGACGGTCCATGAGCGGGAGACCATCGTCTTCGCCCGCGCCGATGACGGCCGCTGGACCGCCGTCCACGAACACCTTTCCGCCCGTACCACCGCCTGA
- a CDS encoding gamma-aminobutyraldehyde dehydrogenase — MSTTFRNYIDGAFADASDGRTLDVVDPTTGAVYATSPLSGEADVDAAMAAAAAAFPVWRDTTPSVRQRALLKIADAMEARADELVAAESRDTGKPLHLTRSEELDPAIDQVRFFAGAARMLEGRSAGEYMEGLTSIIRREPVGVCAQVAPWNYPLLMAVWKFAPALAAGNAVVLKPSDTTPASTVLVAEIIGGVLAELELPRGIFNVVCGDRDTGRLMVEHPTPAMASITGSVRAGIQVAQSASKDVKRVHLELGGKAPAVVFEDADLTKAVEDLVVGGFFNAGQDCTAATRVLVHESVHDEFVAALAAAAADTKTGQPDDEDVLYGPLNNAGQLAQVSGFIERLPAHAEIRAGGHRVGDQGYFFAPTVVSGLRQDDEIVQNEVFGPVMTVQSFTDEAQAVEFANGVDYALASSVWTKDHARAMRMSKNLDFGCVWINTHMALVAEMPHGGFKKSGYGKDLSAYGFEDYTRIKHVMTAL, encoded by the coding sequence ATGAGCACCACGTTCCGCAACTACATCGACGGTGCGTTCGCCGACGCCTCGGACGGCCGCACGCTCGACGTGGTGGACCCCACCACCGGCGCCGTCTACGCGACCTCCCCGCTCTCGGGCGAGGCGGACGTCGACGCGGCGATGGCCGCCGCGGCCGCCGCCTTCCCGGTCTGGCGCGACACCACACCGTCCGTGCGCCAGCGCGCGCTGCTGAAGATCGCCGACGCGATGGAGGCACGGGCGGACGAGTTGGTCGCCGCCGAGAGCCGCGACACCGGAAAGCCGCTCCACCTCACCCGCAGCGAGGAGCTCGACCCGGCCATCGACCAGGTGCGCTTCTTCGCGGGCGCGGCGCGGATGCTCGAAGGCCGTTCGGCGGGCGAGTACATGGAGGGGCTGACCTCCATCATCCGCCGCGAGCCCGTGGGAGTGTGCGCGCAGGTCGCGCCCTGGAACTACCCGCTGCTGATGGCGGTGTGGAAGTTCGCGCCGGCGCTGGCGGCGGGCAACGCGGTCGTTCTCAAGCCCTCGGACACCACCCCGGCGTCCACGGTGCTGGTCGCCGAGATCATCGGCGGTGTCCTCGCCGAGCTGGAGCTCCCGCGCGGCATCTTCAACGTGGTCTGCGGCGACCGCGACACCGGCCGTCTGATGGTGGAGCACCCGACCCCGGCGATGGCCTCCATCACCGGTTCCGTGCGCGCCGGCATCCAGGTCGCGCAGAGCGCGTCCAAGGACGTCAAGCGGGTCCACCTGGAGCTCGGCGGCAAGGCCCCGGCTGTGGTCTTCGAGGACGCCGACCTGACGAAGGCGGTCGAGGACCTGGTCGTCGGCGGCTTCTTCAACGCGGGCCAGGACTGCACGGCGGCCACCCGGGTCCTCGTCCACGAGTCCGTCCACGACGAGTTCGTCGCCGCACTCGCCGCGGCGGCGGCCGACACGAAGACCGGGCAGCCGGACGACGAGGACGTGCTGTACGGCCCGCTCAACAACGCCGGCCAGCTGGCCCAGGTCAGCGGCTTCATCGAGCGCCTCCCGGCGCACGCCGAGATCCGGGCGGGCGGCCACCGGGTCGGCGACCAGGGCTACTTCTTCGCCCCGACCGTCGTCTCCGGCCTCCGCCAGGACGACGAGATCGTCCAGAACGAGGTCTTCGGCCCGGTCATGACGGTCCAGTCCTTCACGGACGAGGCCCAGGCCGTGGAGTTCGCCAACGGCGTCGACTACGCCCTGGCCTCCTCGGTGTGGACCAAGGACCACGCGCGGGCGATGCGGATGTCGAAGAACCTCGACTTCGGCTGTGTGTGGATCAACACCCACATGGCACTCGTCGCGGAGATGCCGCACGGCGGGTTCAAGAAGTCCGGCTACGGCAAGGACCTCTCCGCGTACGGCTTCGAGGACTACACCCGCATCAAGCACGTCATGACGGCGCTCTGA
- a CDS encoding purine-cytosine permease family protein: MTTSITEIETYGVERIPDADRTARPIDLFRLAFGGANTFATCVLGAFPILFGLSFWQGLAATLLGLVAGALLLAPMALFGPANGTNNAVSSFAHLGVHGRVVGSFLSLLTAIAFFSISVWSSGDALVGGAHRLVDVPESDLSYGIAYAVFAGLVLAVCVYGFRFMLLVNKIAVLAASALFVLGAFAFAGDFDPGYAGAFASTADPLFWPSFIGAALIVLSNPVSFGAFLGDWSRYIPAGASRRRVMGAAFLAQIATLLPFLFGLATASIIASKAAKYVDPAAPNYVGGLLAISPGWYFLPLCLIALIGGLSTGTTALYGTGLDFSSVFTRFSRVQATFFIGVLSIAFIFVGRFALNLAQSISTFATLIITCTAPWMIVMALGYVTRRGWYDAEALQVFNRRQRGGRYWFTHGWNWRGMSTWLVSAVVALLFTNLPGQFVGPLGDLADGADISLPVGLVLAAVLHLTLLTLFPEPRAVYGPDGPRFVRASDTPVPPITGAGGERVTDPAPAL; the protein is encoded by the coding sequence GTGACGACCTCGATCACCGAAATCGAGACCTATGGTGTCGAGCGGATCCCGGACGCGGACCGCACCGCCCGCCCGATCGATCTGTTCCGCCTCGCCTTCGGCGGCGCCAACACCTTCGCGACCTGTGTGCTGGGCGCCTTCCCGATCCTCTTCGGCCTCTCCTTCTGGCAGGGACTCGCCGCGACCCTCCTCGGGCTCGTCGCGGGCGCGCTGCTGCTGGCCCCGATGGCACTCTTCGGACCGGCCAACGGCACGAACAACGCCGTCTCCTCCTTCGCGCACCTCGGCGTGCACGGCCGGGTCGTCGGCTCGTTCCTCTCGCTGCTCACCGCCATCGCGTTCTTCTCGATCTCGGTCTGGTCCTCGGGCGACGCCCTCGTCGGCGGCGCGCACCGGCTCGTCGACGTACCCGAGTCCGACCTCAGCTACGGCATCGCCTACGCGGTCTTCGCCGGTCTCGTGCTGGCCGTCTGCGTCTACGGTTTCCGGTTCATGCTGCTGGTCAACAAGATCGCGGTGCTGGCCGCCTCCGCCCTCTTCGTGCTCGGGGCCTTCGCCTTCGCGGGCGACTTCGACCCCGGTTACGCGGGAGCCTTCGCCTCGACCGCCGACCCGCTGTTCTGGCCCTCGTTCATCGGCGCCGCGCTGATCGTGCTCTCCAACCCGGTCTCCTTCGGCGCCTTCCTCGGCGACTGGTCCCGCTACATCCCGGCCGGGGCCTCGCGCCGCCGGGTGATGGGCGCCGCGTTCCTCGCCCAGATCGCCACCCTGCTGCCGTTCCTCTTCGGCCTGGCCACGGCGTCGATCATCGCGTCGAAGGCCGCGAAGTACGTCGATCCTGCCGCCCCCAACTACGTGGGCGGACTGCTCGCGATCTCGCCGGGCTGGTACTTCCTGCCGCTCTGCCTCATCGCCCTGATCGGCGGCCTCTCCACCGGCACGACGGCCCTGTACGGCACGGGGCTCGACTTCTCCAGCGTCTTCACGCGGTTCAGCCGCGTCCAGGCCACCTTCTTCATCGGCGTCCTGTCCATCGCGTTCATCTTCGTCGGCCGCTTCGCGCTCAACCTCGCACAGTCCATCTCCACCTTCGCGACACTGATCATCACCTGCACCGCGCCGTGGATGATCGTGATGGCGCTGGGCTACGTCACCCGGCGCGGCTGGTACGACGCGGAGGCCCTCCAGGTCTTCAACCGCCGTCAGCGCGGCGGCCGCTACTGGTTCACGCACGGCTGGAACTGGCGCGGCATGTCCACCTGGCTGGTGTCGGCGGTCGTGGCGCTCCTCTTCACCAACCTGCCGGGCCAGTTCGTCGGCCCCCTCGGCGACCTCGCGGACGGCGCCGACATCTCCCTGCCGGTGGGCCTCGTCCTCGCGGCCGTCCTCCACCTCACTCTCCTCACCCTGTTCCCCGAGCCGCGCGCCGTGTACGGCCCGGACGGTCCCCGCTTCGTGCGGGCGTCCGACACGCCCGTGCCGCCGATCACCGGCGCCGGCGGCGAACGCGTGACCGACCCCGCCCCGGCGCTCTGA
- a CDS encoding alpha/beta hydrolase family protein, translated as MNTPDAPSDTSRPPRFRRRLPSVLAAGLAAVLLGTLGTTTAVARTGHPAPVDCPARLADTATCYSGQDADGAYYTVALPTRWNGSLVVHAHGGPDLGDSSDPSRSGDDLARWAVMVDEGYAWVGSSYRRGGYGTRMAAADTESARRLFVSEFGKPERTYVHGQSWGGNVAAKVAEAYGSRPGAYDGALLTSGVLGGGSRGYDYRVDLRVVYQYYCHNHPRPSEPQYPLWQGLRAGSTMTSEGLRARLQECTGFASEPAERTAPQQRNLDDILAVTRIPERSLESHLRFATFTFRDIVTNRLGGRNPFGNRGVRYTGSHDDKALDAGVERFTADPTAHRDLSYDSDLTGKVPFPVLTLHAIGDPTAFVEHEAAYRDTLRAAGRGRNLVQTFTTETEHSALSDSEYATSLAALDTWVRSGRTPTAHSVAASCGTYDRTYGSGCFYDDGFRPAPYASLVRPRPGGLAWPAMTATQEKAWSRIDGVGIAP; from the coding sequence TTGAACACGCCTGACGCACCCTCGGACACCTCCCGGCCGCCCCGATTCCGCCGACGCCTGCCGTCCGTGCTGGCCGCCGGGCTCGCGGCGGTGCTCCTCGGAACGCTCGGCACCACCACAGCCGTCGCGCGGACCGGGCACCCCGCCCCCGTCGACTGCCCGGCCCGCCTGGCGGACACGGCGACGTGCTACTCCGGCCAGGACGCCGACGGGGCGTACTACACGGTCGCGCTGCCCACCCGGTGGAACGGCTCCCTCGTCGTGCACGCGCACGGGGGTCCCGATCTCGGCGACTCCTCCGATCCCTCCCGCAGCGGCGACGACCTCGCACGGTGGGCGGTGATGGTCGACGAGGGGTACGCGTGGGTCGGCTCCTCCTACCGTCGCGGCGGTTACGGGACGCGCATGGCCGCCGCCGACACCGAGAGCGCACGCCGGCTGTTCGTCTCGGAGTTCGGCAAGCCCGAACGGACGTACGTACACGGCCAGTCCTGGGGCGGAAACGTCGCCGCGAAGGTCGCGGAGGCGTACGGATCCAGGCCCGGGGCGTACGACGGGGCGCTGCTGACCAGCGGCGTCCTCGGCGGAGGCTCGCGTGGATACGACTACCGCGTGGACCTGCGCGTGGTCTACCAGTACTACTGCCACAACCACCCCCGGCCGTCCGAGCCGCAGTACCCGCTGTGGCAGGGGCTGCGGGCGGGCTCGACCATGACGAGCGAGGGGCTGCGCGCCCGTCTGCAGGAGTGCACCGGGTTCGCCTCCGAACCCGCGGAGCGCACCGCGCCGCAGCAGCGCAACCTGGACGACATCCTCGCCGTCACCCGTATTCCGGAGCGCTCGCTCGAATCGCACCTGCGCTTCGCGACGTTCACGTTCCGGGACATCGTGACGAACAGGCTCGGCGGACGGAACCCGTTCGGCAACCGCGGCGTCCGGTACACCGGTTCGCACGACGACAAGGCGCTCGACGCCGGTGTCGAGCGCTTCACCGCCGACCCCACCGCGCACCGCGACCTCTCCTACGACAGTGATCTGACGGGCAAGGTGCCCTTCCCGGTCCTCACCCTGCACGCGATCGGCGACCCGACGGCCTTCGTCGAGCACGAGGCGGCCTACCGCGACACGCTGCGGGCCGCCGGCCGAGGGCGGAACCTCGTCCAGACGTTCACGACGGAGACCGAACACAGCGCACTGAGCGACTCCGAGTACGCCACCTCCCTCGCGGCCCTCGACACCTGGGTGCGCTCGGGTCGCACCCCGACGGCACACTCGGTCGCTGCCTCCTGCGGAACGTACGACCGGACCTACGGGAGCGGGTGCTTCTACGACGACGGCTTCCGCCCCGCGCCGTACGCCTCCTTGGTCCGGCCCAGGCCGGGCGGCCTCGCATGGCCGGCGATGACCGCCACGCAG